The genome window GACCTCCTCGACGGTGTGCAACCCCATGGTTGCACATTCCGCGCCGGTCGGGTACGGTGCAACCAGCCGGTTGCACATCTACGAACAGGAGCTGCGAGCCGTGGCGCACGTCCTCGTCCCGACCGTGATCGAGCAGAGTCCCCGCGGCGAGCGCGCGTTCGATGTCTACTCCCGCCTGCTGCAGGAACGGGTCGTGTTCCTCGGCACCGAGATCGACGGCGACAGCGCCAACCTCGTCGTCGCGCAGCTCCTGCACCTCGAGGCGGCGAACCCGGAACGCGACATCAACCTGTACGTGAACAGCCCGGGCGGCGAGATGACCGCGCTGTTCGCGATCTACGACACGATGCAGCACGTCGCACCGGACGTCGCGACCACGTGCGTCGGTCAAGCGGCGTCCGCGGCCGCCGTCATCCTCGCCGCCGGCGCCCCGGGCAAGCGGGCGATCCTCCCGCACGCACGGGTCCTGATGCACCAGCCGCACGGTGGCGTCCAGGGGCAGTCCACCGACATCGAGATCGCCGCGCGCGAGGTCGCGGCGCAGAGGGGCGCGATGGTCGACGCGCTCGCGCGTCACACTGGCCAGACGCGCGACCAGGTTGAGCGCGACATCGATCGCGACTTCATCCTGCGCGGCGAGGACGCGGTCGCGTACGGCGTCGTCGACTACGTGCTCGAGCAGCGCGTGCTCACGGCCGCCGCGACGGCGACGCCCTCGACGAACGGCCACGCGCGCGTAACGCGCTAGTGCAGGATCGGTCCGGTGTCGACCGCCTCGAACGCCGACCCCGGGACCGTCTTCAACTGGTTCAGGTCGTCGTCGTTCCAGCGCGCGTCGGCGGCGCCCGTGACGTACCAGTTGCTCCCGTTGTCGGCGACGATCATCCCGTAGCGCTTCAGCGCGTCGACGATGACGCGCGCCTCCCCGTGGTACGGCGTGACGTCGAAGCTCGCCTTCAGCCGCAGCCGCAGCCCCATCGGCGGCAACGACGGATCGGTCGAGGACGACGCGTCGTGCGTCGCGGGATGGATGTAGCCGCGCTGCGTCCGTGCCACGGTGAACCGGAGCGCGTGATGGATCGCGCCCGACGCGACCTCGTCGTAGCGCGCGAGGCCGGGGAGGATCGGCAGGCCGGCCGCGTCGGCGGACGTCCACCCGTCGGGACGGAGCGCATCCGACCGGAGGTCGAACACCGCGCCCGAGTCGGCGTTCCAGTGGTCCCCCTCGGGGAACGCCCGGTACATCTCGTAGAGCCGGCAGTGGTCGACGTCGACAGCGAGGACGTGTCGGTCGCCGTCACTCGACGCGCCGCCCTCGACCGGCGCGGCGAGCGGCACCGGATACGGCCCGGGGTCGCTCTCGTCGCCGTACGCCGTGAAGTCGACGGGCACGCCGGGCTGCGCGTGGACCGCGACGTACGGGATGCCGTACGCGCCGCCACCACCGAAGTCGGCGTGCAGGTGTCCGGTCAGCCCGATGCTCGCGACGTACGCGTCCGAGCCCGCCGCGACGGGCAACGACGACACGTCCGTGTTCCACGCGTTGTCCGCGGGGAAGACCGGGCACCCGCCGAGCGACCCGTTCTCGACCATCGCCGGCGAACCCGCGGTGGGCGGCTGCGCGACCGTCGCGCACGCGCTGAGCGCGGACACGAGGATCACGACCGACACGAGCACGATCCGTCGCACGTCTGGTCATCGGCGCGCGCGGGCCGCGTTCTTGAACCGGGGGCGCAGCCGCCGGGGCGACGGTCGACGCCTACAGTGACGGCCGGTGCCCTCACCGCTCACGCTGCTGCTCGGCTCGATCCCCAGCCCGTCGAAGGGGATCCTCCACCTCGGCCCGATCCCGCTGCACGCCTACGGGCTCTGCCTCGCGATCGGCGTCCTCGTCGCGGTCTGGCTGGCGGAGAAGCGGTGGGGCCGCATGGGTCACGACCCGAAGGACATCACCGAGATCGCGGTGTGGGTCGTCATCGCGGGCGTCGTCGGGGCGCGCCTGTACCACCTCGCGACGGACTACGAGCTGTACACGCACGACTGGCTGAAGGCGTTCAAGATCTGGGACGGCGGCCTCGGGATCTGGGGCGCGGTCGGCGGCGGGATGCTCGCGGTGATCGTCCTCACCCGGCACCG of Acidimicrobiia bacterium contains these proteins:
- a CDS encoding ATP-dependent Clp protease proteolytic subunit, whose product is MAHVLVPTVIEQSPRGERAFDVYSRLLQERVVFLGTEIDGDSANLVVAQLLHLEAANPERDINLYVNSPGGEMTALFAIYDTMQHVAPDVATTCVGQAASAAAVILAAGAPGKRAILPHARVLMHQPHGGVQGQSTDIEIAAREVAAQRGAMVDALARHTGQTRDQVERDIDRDFILRGEDAVAYGVVDYVLEQRVLTAAATATPSTNGHARVTR